One genomic segment of Catalinimonas alkaloidigena includes these proteins:
- a CDS encoding transposase, translated as MNYLEERDIKAMIPGKKQCPGTKRRKKGPRARFNKVIYKERTSVEQSIGYLKEYRRIATRYDKLTVNFLAMVKLAFVRRYFKNHLSETAYASPEK; from the coding sequence TTGAACTATCTAGAAGAAAGAGATATCAAAGCGATGATACCCGGAAAGAAACAATGTCCAGGAACCAAACGACGAAAAAAGGGACCGCGAGCTCGCTTCAATAAAGTTATCTATAAAGAGCGGACCAGCGTAGAGCAGTCCATTGGATATCTGAAAGAATACCGCCGGATTGCTACACGCTACGATAAACTAACCGTCAATTTCTTAGCAATGGTCAAGCTAGCTTTCGTCCGGCGATACTTCAAAAACCATTTATCAGAAACAGCCTATGCGTCCCCTGAAAAATGA
- a CDS encoding transposase-like zinc-binding domain-containing protein encodes MPHCNTTKIIRNGHGAHTGKQKFICNICRAYFVEHGQDWYIE; translated from the coding sequence TTGCCTCATTGTAATACAACAAAAATTATCAGAAATGGTCATGGCGCTCATACTGGAAAACAGAAATTTATCTGCAATATATGTAGGGCATATTTCGTGGAGCATGGCCAGGATTGGTAC